In Cucurbita pepo subsp. pepo cultivar mu-cu-16 chromosome LG04, ASM280686v2, whole genome shotgun sequence, the following are encoded in one genomic region:
- the LOC111793598 gene encoding zinc finger CCCH domain-containing protein 2-like, with translation MSSVCAENQKYQFHFQFPPSSSDFVVSERIPFLKDINVPPRKLLAARRDQNAEMCTDSPRFSFAVESLLQKFLPFNGEDEAEEDGDPYSSDHFRMYEFKVRRCTRSRSHDWTDCPFAHPGEKARRRDPRRFHYSGTMCPEFRRGGCGRGDGCEFAHGVFECWLHPARYRTEACKDGKNCKRKVCFFAHSPRELRLLPPVSNFQGGGSCSSPNKKSSNLRSAAGSNHCCLFCHCGGAATSSPTSTLFGMSHLSPPHSPPLSPGNPRSMNGFSPISRYSNPDQSKLKGVLSYKDALTELMSSIESMNIDDANATLAAAIPAPRPTPWIDVSSLNPEDQLQFILSPSTPNFSAASANLSCEHKSNADNGWASTSGPDLGWVNDLLM, from the coding sequence ATGAGCAGTGTTTGTGCTGAGAATCAGAAATATcagtttcattttcaatttcctccttcttcttctgattttgttgtttctgaGAGGATTCCTTTTCTGAAGGATATTAACGTTCCGCCGAGGAAGCTTCTTGCGGCGCGACGAGATCAAAACGCTGAAATGTGTACTGATTCGCCGCGATTCTCGTTTGCTGTTGAATCGCTTTTGCAGAAGTTTTTGCCGTTCAATGGCGAGGATGAGGCGGAGGAGGACGGCGATCCGTATTCGTCCGATCATTTTCGGATGTATGAGTTTAAGGTGAGGCGGTGTACTCGTAGTCGGAGTCATGATTGGACGGATTGTCCGTTTGCTCATCCTGGAGAGAAGGCTCGTCGGCGGGATCCTCGTCGGTTTCATTACTCCGGCACGATGTGTCCGGAGTTCCGGCGTGGTGGATGTGGCCGTGGTGATGGATGTGAGTTCGCTCATGGAGTTTTTGAGTGTTGGCTTCATCCGGCGAGGTATCGGACTGAGGCTTGTAAAGATGGAAAGAACTGTAAGAGGAAGGTCTGTTTCTTTGCTCATTCGCCTCGTGAGCTTCGTCTTTTGCCGCCGGTGAGTAACTTTCAAGGCGGTGGCTCTTGTTCTTCGCCGAATAAGAAGAGTTCTAATCTCAGATCGGCCGCTGGTTCTAATCACTGCTGTTTGTTTTGTCATTGCGGTGGAGCCGCCACCTCCTCGCCGACGTCGACGCTTTTCGGAATGTCTCATCTCTCTCCGCCGCACTCACCACCGCTCTCGCCGGGAAATCCTCGGTCGATGAATGGATTTTCGCCTATTTCAAGGTATAGTAATCCTGATCAGTCTAAATTAAAGGGAGTTTTGAGCTATAAAGATGCACTGACCGAGCTCATGAGCTCTATTGAATCCATGAACATCGACGACGCTAATGCCACTTTAGCGGCCGCCATCCCCGCCCCTAGACCAACGCCTTGGATCGATGTTTCATCTCTTAATCCTGAAGATCAACTGCAGTTTATTCTCTCCCCTTCCACTCCAAACTTCTCCGCCGCATCGGCGAACTTATCCTGCGAGCATAAATCTAACGCCGACAATGGATGGGCCTCCACCTCCGGTCCCGATCTCGGATGGGTTAATGATCTGCTGATGTAA
- the LOC111793633 gene encoding probable protein phosphatase 2C 58 translates to MTTGREILHKMKVKAGFGSSAPDTAAKGKAKATKNHISHGSHLVKGKTNHPMEDYLVTDFKRVKDHELGLFAIFDGHLGHDVANFLQNNLFDNILKQADFWSETRKAIKRAYKKTDDEILDKVKQLGRGGSTAVTAILIDGHKLVVANVGDSRAVLCKNGVAEQLSVDHEPSKEKRDIESRGGFVSNLPGDVPRVDGQLAVARAFGDKSLKLHLSSEPDVEVKTVDESTEFMILASDGIWKVMTNKEAVESIRHIKDANVAAKRLIDEAVSRKSKDDISCIVVRFQ, encoded by the exons ATGACCACCGGAAGAGAAATCCTCCACAAAATGAAG GTGAAGGCAGGGTTTGGTTCTTCGGCGCCGGACACTGCTGCGAAAGGGAAGGCCAAAGCGACCAAGAATCACATAAGCCATGGCAGCCATTTGGTTAAGGGCAAAACCAACCACCCCATGGAAGATTACTTAGTCACTGATTTCAAGCGCGTCAAGGACCATGAGTTGGGTTTGTTTGCCATTTTCGACGGCCATTTAGGCCATGATGTTGCCAATTTCTTGCAGAATAATCTCTTTGATAATATCCTCAAACAG GCTGATTTCTGGAGCGAAACGAGAAAGGCCATCAAAAGAGCGTACAAGAAAACCGACGATGAAATATTGGATAAAGTAAAGCAGCTGGGAAGAGGAGGATCGACGGCGGTAACCGCCATATTGATCGACGGCCACAAACTCGTCGTTGCCAACGTCGGAGATTCCAGAGCCGTTCTTTGCAAAAACGGCGTCGCTGAGCAGCTTTCCGTTGACCACGAACCcagtaaagaaaaaagggatATTGAAAGCCGTGGAGGCTTCGTATCAAATCTTCCAG GCGATGTGCCACGTGTCGACGGACAATTGGCTGTTGCCAGAGCATTTGGTGATAAGAGCTTGAAACTCCACCTCAGCTCAGAACCTGACGTGGAAGTCAAAACGGTGGATGAATCTACAGAGTTCATGATTTTGGCTAGCGATGGCATTTGGAAG gTAATGACAAACAAAGAGGCGGTGGAATCTATTAGACACATAAAGGATGCGAACGTGGCAGCCAAACGACTTATCGATGAAGCAGTATCCAGAAAAAGCAAGGACGACATATCGTGCATTGTTGTTAGGTTTCAGtga